A DNA window from Pseudoalteromonas spongiae UST010723-006 contains the following coding sequences:
- the panC gene encoding pantoate--beta-alanine ligase, translating into MQTVSNVSQLRSKIKSWKQQGLTVAFVPTMGNLHAGHFSLVDKAKQIADKVVVSIFVNPMQFGKNEDLDKYPRTLQNDQNGLIEHGADLLFTPTVETIYPKGLDAQSYIDVPGVSEGHCGASRPGHFRGVATIVNKLFNLVQPDIACFGEKDFQQLAVIRTMVEDLSMPIEIIGVATKREDSGLAMSSRNGYLSDDEKQQASALYQIMRDAETALKANELNLDKITEQAKLAIEKYGFTLDYFNICNAKTLELATKNDTNLVILVAAFLSNVRLIDNLQVTTA; encoded by the coding sequence ATGCAAACGGTTTCTAACGTTTCTCAGTTACGCAGTAAAATCAAAAGCTGGAAACAGCAAGGTCTAACAGTGGCATTTGTGCCAACGATGGGCAATCTGCATGCGGGTCATTTTTCACTGGTTGATAAAGCTAAACAAATCGCCGATAAAGTGGTTGTTAGTATTTTTGTTAACCCAATGCAATTTGGCAAAAATGAAGATCTCGACAAGTACCCGCGTACTTTACAAAACGATCAAAATGGCCTGATTGAGCACGGTGCTGATTTACTGTTTACACCAACCGTTGAAACCATCTACCCCAAAGGGCTAGACGCACAAAGTTATATCGATGTGCCAGGAGTATCTGAAGGCCACTGTGGAGCCAGCCGCCCTGGTCACTTTCGTGGCGTAGCGACAATTGTTAATAAACTCTTTAACCTTGTTCAACCTGATATTGCCTGTTTTGGCGAAAAAGATTTTCAACAACTTGCGGTTATTAGAACCATGGTTGAAGACTTATCGATGCCGATTGAAATTATCGGCGTTGCGACCAAGCGTGAAGACTCTGGTCTCGCCATGAGCTCGCGTAATGGCTATTTATCGGATGATGAAAAGCAACAAGCAAGTGCGCTGTATCAGATTATGCGTGACGCTGAAACGGCGCTTAAAGCAAACGAGTTAAATTTAGATAAGATTACAGAGCAAGCTAAGTTAGCAATTGAAAAGTACGGCTTTACACTTGATTACTTTAATATTTGTAATGCAAAAACCTTAGAGTTAGCCACTAAGAATGATACTAATTTAGTTATTCTTGTTGCTGCATTTTTGTCAAATGTACGTTTAATTGATAACTTACAAGTAACGACAGCCTAG
- the panB gene encoding 3-methyl-2-oxobutanoate hydroxymethyltransferase, which produces MAKITVSKLKKMKQEGEKIAALTAYDASFSGLFEEQGVHVLLVGDSMGMVLQGGNDTLAVTNQDIAYHTRCVRAGAKDTFVIADLPFMTYSSPADACNNAAELMRAGANMVKLEGGEWLYPAIELLTQQGIPVCGHLGLTPQSVHVFGGFKIQGRTNEAAEKMINDAKALEAAGAQLLVLECIPSELAKAITDAISIPTIGIGAGKETDGQILVMHDLVGISAGYIPKFSKNFLLETGNMPAAVKKYIDDVQSGQFPGSEHEFN; this is translated from the coding sequence ATGGCTAAAATTACCGTTTCAAAACTTAAAAAAATGAAACAAGAAGGCGAGAAAATTGCCGCTTTAACCGCATATGATGCAAGCTTCTCAGGCCTCTTCGAAGAGCAAGGTGTTCACGTTTTATTAGTGGGCGACTCAATGGGCATGGTACTGCAAGGTGGCAACGACACCTTGGCAGTCACTAATCAAGATATTGCCTACCACACACGCTGTGTGCGCGCAGGTGCTAAAGATACCTTTGTCATCGCTGATTTGCCCTTTATGACCTATTCGAGCCCAGCTGATGCGTGTAACAACGCGGCTGAGCTTATGCGTGCTGGGGCAAATATGGTTAAACTTGAAGGCGGTGAGTGGCTTTACCCAGCAATTGAGTTGTTAACACAACAAGGCATTCCTGTATGTGGTCATTTAGGATTAACACCGCAATCAGTACATGTATTTGGTGGTTTTAAAATTCAAGGTCGCACTAACGAAGCCGCAGAGAAAATGATTAACGACGCCAAAGCGCTTGAAGCCGCAGGCGCCCAATTGTTAGTACTGGAATGTATTCCTTCAGAACTGGCTAAAGCCATTACCGACGCAATTTCAATTCCAACGATTGGTATTGGCGCAGGCAAAGAAACCGATGGTCAAATTCTAGTTATGCATGACCTTGTTGGTATTTCTGCGGGCTATATCCCTAAGTTTTCAAAAAACTTTTTACTGGAAACAGGCAACATGCCAGCAGCAGTTAAAAAGTACATCGATGATGTGCAAAGTGGTCAGTTCCCTGGCTCTGAGCATGAATTCAATTAA
- the folK gene encoding 2-amino-4-hydroxy-6-hydroxymethyldihydropteridine diphosphokinase — translation MTNHVNSLVYLGLGANLNAPLEQLRNATQALAAHPSISLVASSSLYGSKPMGPQDQPDYVNSVVAIDTALSPLELLDITQQIELDFGRVRKADRWGPRTLDIDIILYKNQQLDNERLTVPHYGMKVREFVLYPMHEIAPDLALPCGTNLADLIKTIDKNSLSIIAAS, via the coding sequence ATGACTAATCACGTAAATTCTTTGGTTTACTTAGGCTTAGGGGCTAATTTAAACGCCCCATTAGAGCAATTACGAAATGCCACACAGGCATTAGCCGCACACCCTAGTATTTCCCTTGTTGCAAGCTCTTCACTCTATGGCAGTAAGCCCATGGGACCGCAAGACCAACCTGACTATGTCAATTCAGTTGTTGCCATTGATACAGCGCTATCGCCGCTTGAGCTCCTTGATATTACACAACAAATCGAGCTCGATTTTGGTCGCGTACGCAAAGCCGATCGCTGGGGACCACGCACGCTCGACATCGACATTATTTTATACAAAAACCAACAACTTGATAATGAACGCCTAACTGTGCCACATTACGGCATGAAAGTGCGTGAGTTTGTTCTTTATCCAATGCATGAAATTGCACCGGATCTTGCACTACCTTGTGGTACAAACTTAGCAGATTTAATAAAAACAATAGATAAAAATAGCTTGAGCATTATTGCAGCAAGTTAA
- the pcnB gene encoding polynucleotide adenylyltransferase PcnB has product MLSGSEQGQQPQSVASFSKPLVVTRENHVVSRKQLSPNALKVLYRLKDAGYDAYLVGGCIRDILLGLEPKDFDVVTNATPEQIKKQFRNCRLIGRRFRLAHIMFGREIIEVATMRGHHSDEEQGEKNKSQASEQGQLLRDNVYGTIDEDAERRDFSINALYYSINDFSIHDFAGGMEAIKNRRIELIGDPETRYREDPVRMLRAVRFATKLDMTIAPATEKPMFQLASLLGNIPAARLFEEMLKLFLNGKAEANFHLLRQYGLFTYLFPALDKLLNKHPDGTEYQLVTQVLKNTDKRINAGKKVTPAYLIAAFLWYPLQSLANRITAQGETPFNAFNMAMNQILSESAKSLAVPKRFTIGAREIWQLQHRFDKRGGQRAFRLTQQPRFRAAKDFFCLRAQFEPELAELAKWWDNYTEQDAGSQKRMVSDLNKGAKSGGNYRRRRPRKAKSNNAKRHD; this is encoded by the coding sequence ATTTTATCTGGATCAGAACAAGGTCAACAGCCGCAAAGCGTTGCGAGTTTTTCTAAACCGCTTGTCGTTACCCGCGAAAATCATGTGGTATCGCGTAAACAACTTAGCCCAAATGCCTTAAAAGTACTGTATCGTCTTAAAGATGCTGGCTACGACGCCTATTTAGTTGGCGGCTGTATTCGCGATATTTTACTTGGCCTAGAACCGAAAGACTTTGATGTAGTTACCAATGCTACACCCGAGCAGATTAAAAAGCAGTTTCGCAATTGTCGTTTAATCGGTCGCCGCTTTCGCTTAGCGCATATCATGTTTGGCAGAGAGATCATTGAAGTGGCAACCATGCGAGGCCATCACAGTGATGAAGAACAGGGCGAAAAAAATAAAAGCCAAGCAAGCGAGCAAGGACAATTACTACGTGACAACGTTTACGGCACTATCGACGAAGATGCAGAGCGCCGTGACTTTTCAATCAACGCGTTGTACTACTCGATTAACGATTTCAGTATTCATGATTTTGCCGGTGGTATGGAAGCGATTAAAAATCGCCGTATCGAACTGATTGGCGATCCTGAAACGCGCTACCGTGAAGATCCGGTACGTATGCTGCGAGCGGTACGCTTTGCCACAAAACTGGATATGACCATTGCGCCAGCGACAGAAAAACCGATGTTTCAGTTGGCGTCGCTGCTTGGTAATATTCCAGCAGCCCGTTTATTTGAAGAGATGTTAAAGCTATTCTTAAACGGTAAAGCAGAAGCTAACTTCCACTTACTGCGTCAGTACGGGTTATTTACTTATTTATTTCCTGCACTTGATAAATTACTGAACAAGCACCCAGACGGCACTGAGTATCAGCTTGTTACGCAAGTATTGAAAAATACCGACAAACGCATTAATGCAGGCAAAAAAGTAACCCCGGCCTATTTAATCGCAGCATTTTTATGGTACCCATTACAAAGCTTAGCCAACCGCATTACAGCGCAGGGCGAAACACCATTTAATGCATTTAATATGGCGATGAATCAAATTTTATCTGAAAGTGCAAAGTCGCTTGCAGTACCAAAACGTTTCACCATTGGCGCTCGTGAGATTTGGCAATTGCAACACCGCTTTGATAAACGTGGCGGTCAACGCGCATTCCGTTTAACGCAGCAACCGCGTTTTCGTGCCGCAAAAGATTTCTTCTGTTTACGCGCGCAATTTGAGCCAGAACTGGCAGAGCTTGCAAAGTGGTGGGATAACTACACAGAGCAAGATGCTGGCAGCCAAAAACGTATGGTTAGCGATTTAAATAAAGGCGCTAAAAGTGGTGGCAATTACCGTCGCCGCAGACCACGCAAAGCAAAAAGTAATAACGCAAAACGCCATGACTAA
- the gluQRS gene encoding tRNA glutamyl-Q(34) synthetase GluQRS translates to MLANTSDFGAYRGRFAPSPSGPLHFGSLVAALGSYLDAKAHNGSWLVRIEDIDTPRVVSGSDTLILKTLENYGLHWDESVRYQSACLAHYQTVLEQLISKDLVYACQCTRKQIKQHGGFYNGHCRDLQLTFDSQALRLKQTIPTYQFSDLFKGEINVESVFSEEDYIIKRRDGLFAYQLVVVLDDIAQKISHIVRGADLLFPTVRQISLFKQLDAPVPQFGHLPLAVAEPGFKLSKQNYAAAIDMDKPQQTLVAALKFLGVNTNKTLLDVSVDEIIQWAITAWQRKNVPANDEIQLITNETSFTFKPL, encoded by the coding sequence ATGTTGGCAAACACATCAGATTTTGGGGCATACCGTGGCCGGTTTGCCCCCTCTCCTTCTGGGCCATTGCACTTTGGCTCGCTCGTAGCCGCACTCGGCAGTTATCTTGACGCCAAAGCACATAACGGTAGTTGGCTTGTTCGTATCGAAGACATCGATACACCACGCGTAGTCAGCGGTAGCGACACCTTAATCTTAAAAACACTTGAAAACTACGGCCTACATTGGGACGAATCAGTTCGCTATCAAAGCGCTTGTTTAGCGCATTATCAAACAGTACTTGAACAACTGATCAGCAAAGACTTAGTCTATGCCTGCCAATGCACACGTAAACAAATTAAGCAACACGGTGGGTTTTACAACGGCCATTGCCGTGACTTACAGCTTACATTTGATAGCCAAGCGCTGAGACTAAAACAAACCATACCAACCTATCAATTTAGTGATCTTTTTAAAGGCGAAATCAACGTTGAATCTGTGTTTTCAGAAGAAGACTACATTATTAAACGCCGTGATGGCTTATTTGCCTATCAACTAGTAGTAGTGTTAGACGACATAGCACAAAAAATTTCTCATATTGTGCGCGGTGCTGATTTACTATTCCCTACCGTACGACAAATCAGTTTATTTAAGCAACTAGACGCACCTGTGCCACAATTTGGTCACCTTCCCTTAGCTGTAGCAGAGCCCGGGTTTAAGTTATCAAAACAAAACTATGCAGCGGCGATTGATATGGATAAACCACAGCAAACACTTGTTGCTGCGCTTAAATTTCTCGGCGTCAATACCAATAAAACACTATTAGATGTCAGTGTCGATGAAATTATTCAATGGGCAATAACGGCATGGCAACGAAAAAACGTACCTGCCAATGATGAAATTCAACTTATTACTAACGAAACCAGTTTTACCTTCAAGCCGCTTTAA
- the dksA gene encoding RNA polymerase-binding protein DksA — translation MPSQNNLSLLAQAGLAPYTEKPGEEYMSDAQLAHFKTILETWRNNLREEVDRTKNHMQDEAANFPDPVDRAAQEEEFALELRTRDRERKLIKKIEKTLQLIEDEDFGYCVTCGIEIGIRRLEARPTADQCIDCKTLSEIKEKQSGR, via the coding sequence ATGCCATCACAAAATAATTTGAGTTTACTGGCTCAAGCAGGCCTAGCGCCGTATACAGAAAAACCTGGCGAAGAATACATGAGTGACGCACAACTTGCGCACTTTAAAACCATTCTTGAGACATGGCGTAACAACTTACGTGAAGAAGTAGATCGCACAAAAAACCATATGCAGGATGAAGCAGCAAACTTCCCTGATCCAGTTGACCGTGCAGCACAAGAAGAAGAGTTTGCATTAGAATTACGTACGCGTGACCGCGAACGTAAACTAATTAAAAAGATTGAGAAAACATTACAACTAATCGAAGATGAAGATTTTGGCTATTGTGTTACCTGTGGCATCGAAATCGGTATTCGTCGTTTAGAGGCTCGCCCAACAGCTGATCAATGTATTGATTGTAAAACACTTTCTGAAATCAAAGAAAAACAATCAGGCCGTTAA
- the sfsA gene encoding DNA/RNA nuclease SfsA, with product MQFQSKLQQAKLIKRYKRFLVDIETSQGELTIHCANTGRMTGCADSGFTAYYSTSSNTKRKYPHSLELTQNLAGDLICVNTSMANHVVAEAIAKQQIPELLNYDTLKQEVKYGDENSRIDILLSDAEKPACYIEVKSVTLLEENGKGYFPDAVTTRGSKHLRELVTMKQQGHRAVLFFLIQHTGIKSVAPAAHIDANYAIEIKKALAAGVEILCYRTNISSEQIVIDKTIPFVALQ from the coding sequence ATGCAATTTCAATCAAAGCTGCAACAAGCCAAGCTTATAAAACGATACAAACGTTTTTTAGTCGATATCGAAACCAGCCAAGGAGAATTAACCATTCACTGTGCGAACACCGGGCGTATGACTGGCTGCGCCGATTCTGGCTTTACTGCGTATTATTCAACATCTAGTAATACCAAGCGTAAATACCCTCATTCGCTCGAACTGACACAAAATCTAGCGGGAGATCTGATCTGCGTTAATACCAGCATGGCCAACCATGTGGTTGCCGAGGCGATAGCTAAGCAACAAATACCTGAATTATTAAATTACGATACCCTAAAACAAGAAGTGAAATATGGCGATGAAAACAGTCGCATTGATATTTTATTGAGTGATGCCGAAAAGCCAGCGTGTTATATCGAAGTAAAATCGGTCACCTTGTTAGAAGAAAACGGTAAAGGTTACTTTCCCGATGCGGTCACAACCCGAGGCAGCAAACATTTGCGCGAATTAGTGACAATGAAGCAACAAGGCCATCGAGCGGTATTATTCTTTTTAATTCAACACACTGGCATTAAGTCTGTGGCACCTGCTGCCCATATTGACGCCAATTATGCAATTGAAATTAAAAAAGCACTAGCTGCAGGGGTTGAAATTTTATGTTATCGCACCAACATAAGCTCGGAACAAATTGTAATAGATAAAACCATTCCCTTTGTCGCGCTGCAGTGA
- the pepB gene encoding aminopeptidase PepB — MSDLFKVQLSQDAAAAHWGEKALLSFSNDGATVHLQQEETLKNVQKAGRALANQGIKTIVLEGETWCTESQWALYQGFVTAKNLDAVTFAENSQSSLDELAALKRAAIWQRQMINGTAEDVYPESLAEKAAEFIGSMAPEHVSYDIIKGDALLEQQWIGIHSVGRGSERPPVLLTLDYNPTGDENAPVAAALVGKGITFDSGGYSIKPSEGMLTMKCDMGGAATVTSGLALAISRGLDVRVKLFLCCAENLISGNAYKLGDILTYKNGTTVEIVNTDAEGRLVLADGLMAAGETGAPLIIDAATLTGAALMAVGQEYNALFGLDKELVREVENFASDEFEAAWALPLEKFHQFNCPSPYADTANSRAQKGGGFGGASNAAGFLSRFVPNDGKGWVHIDLAASFQNSAGSQWAAGATTWGMRTVARTLLEKA; from the coding sequence ATGTCAGATCTGTTCAAAGTTCAGTTATCTCAAGATGCCGCAGCGGCGCATTGGGGTGAAAAAGCCTTACTCTCTTTTTCTAATGACGGTGCGACCGTTCATTTACAGCAAGAAGAAACCCTTAAAAACGTACAAAAAGCAGGTCGTGCACTTGCTAATCAAGGCATTAAAACAATCGTTTTAGAAGGTGAAACTTGGTGTACAGAAAGTCAGTGGGCGCTTTATCAAGGCTTTGTGACAGCTAAAAACCTAGATGCAGTTACATTTGCAGAAAACAGCCAATCATCACTTGATGAATTAGCGGCGTTAAAGCGTGCTGCAATTTGGCAACGTCAGATGATTAACGGTACTGCAGAAGATGTTTATCCAGAAAGCCTTGCTGAAAAAGCGGCTGAATTTATCGGTTCAATGGCACCAGAGCACGTAAGCTACGACATTATTAAAGGCGATGCATTATTAGAGCAACAGTGGATTGGTATTCACTCTGTTGGCCGTGGTAGTGAGCGCCCGCCAGTGTTATTAACACTCGATTACAACCCAACAGGTGATGAAAATGCACCAGTAGCAGCTGCGCTTGTAGGTAAAGGCATTACATTCGATTCAGGTGGTTACTCAATTAAGCCAAGTGAAGGCATGTTAACCATGAAGTGTGATATGGGTGGTGCGGCGACGGTTACTTCTGGTCTTGCTCTGGCAATTAGCCGTGGTTTAGATGTGCGCGTTAAGTTATTCCTATGCTGTGCAGAGAACCTAATCTCAGGTAATGCATACAAGTTAGGTGATATTCTTACGTACAAAAATGGTACTACAGTAGAAATCGTAAATACTGACGCGGAAGGTCGCTTAGTACTTGCTGACGGCCTAATGGCGGCTGGCGAAACAGGCGCACCATTAATTATTGATGCGGCAACCTTAACTGGTGCAGCGCTTATGGCGGTAGGTCAAGAATACAATGCGTTGTTTGGTTTAGATAAAGAGCTAGTGCGTGAAGTTGAAAACTTTGCTAGCGACGAGTTTGAAGCTGCATGGGCATTACCCCTTGAGAAGTTCCACCAGTTTAACTGTCCATCACCATACGCAGATACGGCAAACAGCCGTGCGCAGAAAGGCGGTGGTTTTGGCGGTGCATCAAATGCTGCTGGTTTCTTATCTCGTTTTGTGCCAAATGACGGTAAAGGTTGGGTGCATATCGACCTTGCTGCAAGTTTCCAAAACTCTGCGGGTAGCCAGTGGGCTGCAGGTGCAACCACTTGGGGTATGCGTACCGTTGCTCGCACATTGCTTGAAAAAGCATAA
- a CDS encoding phosphoribosyltransferase has product MSDKVFITAEQLLQDSFKLAAQVFDDGFRPDYIVGIWRGGAPIGIAVQEYYDFKGVDTDHIAVRTSSYYGIGKQSKDIKVHGLHYIIENANASDSLLIVDDVFDSGRSIFALKEKLKELMRLNLPQDIRVACPYYKPKNNKTPIEPDYYIHDSDEWLVFPHELSGLTPDEIANGKTDLKEISHLFIDNK; this is encoded by the coding sequence ATGTCAGATAAGGTTTTTATTACCGCCGAGCAGCTTTTGCAAGACTCATTTAAACTCGCAGCACAGGTTTTTGATGATGGTTTTCGCCCTGACTATATTGTGGGCATTTGGCGTGGTGGTGCACCAATCGGTATTGCTGTACAAGAATACTATGACTTTAAAGGTGTAGACACAGATCATATTGCGGTACGTACATCGTCTTATTATGGTATTGGTAAGCAATCAAAAGATATTAAAGTACACGGCTTACATTACATCATCGAAAACGCTAATGCATCTGACAGCTTATTAATTGTTGATGATGTATTTGATTCAGGTCGCAGTATTTTTGCACTAAAAGAAAAATTAAAAGAACTGATGCGCTTAAATTTGCCACAAGATATTCGCGTGGCTTGTCCTTACTATAAGCCAAAAAATAACAAAACACCGATTGAACCTGATTACTATATTCATGATTCAGACGAGTGGTTAGTTTTCCCACATGAGCTTTCAGGTTTAACACCAGATGAAATTGCAAATGGCAAAACTGATTTAAAAGAAATTAGCCATTTATTTATTGATAATAAGTAA
- a CDS encoding Crp/Fnr family transcriptional regulator produces the protein MFDYHFSKTLVDELLSYAGNSYTLKKGKLLAEQGKPLSKLILVRSGTISFSYDVGNGRRLLLGQLDCQNTLVGEVEALNDRPCIYSMTCQSEVTYNLIELKYWRELLQEKPELALYTAKSIAEKFIENQQINLNKLLLPLSFNIAKDCLARYQDETVTMLKPYPKVSAEAERFATTERAYRRVVSDLVEQGLVQRTEQGLKPLDEDKLEDFIDSFASR, from the coding sequence ATGTTCGATTACCACTTTTCAAAAACTCTAGTTGATGAGTTACTGTCGTACGCAGGCAACAGCTATACCTTAAAAAAAGGTAAGTTACTTGCCGAGCAAGGCAAACCATTAAGTAAATTAATTTTAGTACGTAGTGGTACAATTTCATTTAGTTACGACGTAGGTAACGGTAGGCGCTTATTGCTAGGGCAACTTGACTGCCAAAATACTTTAGTGGGTGAAGTTGAAGCGCTTAATGACAGACCTTGTATTTATTCCATGACCTGCCAAAGTGAAGTAACCTATAACTTGATTGAGTTAAAGTACTGGCGTGAATTATTACAAGAAAAGCCAGAATTAGCGCTCTACACCGCGAAAAGCATTGCTGAAAAGTTTATTGAAAACCAACAAATAAACTTAAACAAGCTGCTGTTACCACTTAGTTTTAATATTGCCAAAGACTGCTTAGCCCGTTACCAAGATGAAACCGTGACGATGTTAAAACCTTACCCTAAAGTAAGTGCTGAAGCAGAGCGTTTTGCCACAACAGAACGTGCATACCGTCGCGTGGTAAGTGATTTAGTAGAACAAGGCTTAGTGCAGCGCACAGAGCAAGGCTTAAAGCCACTTGATGAAGATAAACTCGAAGACTTTATTGATAGCTTTGCAAGTCGTTAA
- a CDS encoding YgjV family protein — protein MVWEYLGYFASALLVASLMMEDVTKLRWFNLAGCICFTLYGLAISAWPVAFTNGLLSFVNIYHLIKLAKKKSTTADTKADS, from the coding sequence ATGGTTTGGGAATATTTAGGTTATTTTGCGTCAGCATTGCTCGTTGCTTCGTTAATGATGGAAGATGTCACTAAATTACGTTGGTTTAATTTAGCTGGCTGTATTTGTTTTACCTTGTATGGTTTGGCTATTTCAGCTTGGCCGGTAGCTTTTACCAATGGCTTACTTTCCTTCGTAAATATTTATCACTTAATTAAATTAGCAAAGAAAAAATCAACGACAGCTGATACTAAAGCAGACAGCTAA
- a CDS encoding amidohydrolase produces MTTKKQLKRALLAVSVSLASFTPFAFADYTIFHNAKGYTLKQNKGVHEFSTLVIKDGKVVATGDKSIISTYSPAEKIDVEGKTLLPGLIDAHGHIIGLGKNQSQLDLRSSSSLKDALKSIEEYANQTDGWVIGRGWNQENWPSKVFPTAKDLDAIVSDRPVALTRVDGHALWVNSKALEIAGINKDTQAPSGGEIIRLDNGEPSGILIDNAEPLVYQHMPSVDKAEVNKRLDAAGEHLLSLGITSAHDAGIDNLTYQVYLERAANNTLPIRIYAMLSATDSELSKQLAAGKKFDDNDMLAIRSIKVYSDGALGSRGAALLEDYQDRIGHKGLMLMSKDELENVFTQAFKAGFSVNTHAIGDRANRVVLDTYEKVYAKSGGKLLRNRMEHAQIVEPNDIKRFKQLAIIPSMQPVHATSDMHMAEDRLGKTRLAGAYAWQTFLKQGSRVAAGSDFPVELANAFHGLYAAVSRQDKDGAPKGGWLAEEKLTREQALRAFTLDAAYAAHQEFKIGSLEKGKWADFIIVDTNYFKAPLSDIYHTQVEQTWLAGKLKYQQK; encoded by the coding sequence ATGACAACAAAAAAACAATTAAAACGTGCCCTACTAGCAGTGAGTGTTAGCTTGGCTAGCTTTACGCCATTTGCCTTTGCTGATTACACCATTTTCCACAATGCAAAAGGCTATACGCTCAAGCAAAATAAAGGCGTTCACGAATTTTCTACTTTAGTTATTAAAGACGGGAAAGTCGTCGCAACAGGCGATAAATCAATTATTTCAACTTATAGTCCTGCTGAGAAAATCGATGTAGAAGGTAAAACCTTACTACCAGGCCTAATCGATGCGCACGGCCACATTATCGGCCTTGGTAAAAATCAAAGCCAACTTGATTTACGCAGTAGTAGCTCATTGAAAGATGCGCTAAAGAGCATAGAAGAATACGCAAACCAAACCGATGGTTGGGTGATTGGCCGCGGTTGGAACCAAGAAAACTGGCCTAGTAAGGTATTTCCTACCGCCAAAGATCTCGATGCGATAGTGAGCGACAGACCTGTTGCACTAACACGCGTTGATGGTCACGCCCTTTGGGTAAACTCAAAAGCACTCGAAATTGCGGGCATAAATAAAGATACACAAGCACCTAGCGGCGGTGAAATTATCCGCTTAGATAACGGCGAGCCCTCAGGTATTTTGATAGATAATGCAGAGCCACTTGTTTATCAACATATGCCAAGCGTTGATAAGGCCGAAGTAAATAAACGCCTTGATGCCGCAGGTGAACATTTGCTGAGTTTAGGTATTACCTCAGCACATGATGCTGGCATTGATAACTTAACCTACCAAGTTTATTTAGAACGCGCAGCTAACAACACCTTACCTATTCGCATTTATGCCATGTTAAGTGCAACAGATAGTGAATTAAGTAAACAACTTGCCGCTGGCAAAAAGTTTGATGATAACGACATGTTGGCGATCCGCAGTATAAAAGTGTATTCGGATGGTGCGTTAGGTAGTCGCGGGGCTGCGTTACTTGAAGACTATCAAGACCGTATTGGCCACAAAGGCTTAATGCTAATGAGCAAAGATGAGTTAGAAAACGTATTTACTCAGGCGTTTAAAGCTGGGTTTAGCGTAAATACGCATGCCATTGGTGATAGAGCAAATCGTGTGGTACTCGACACTTATGAAAAAGTTTACGCTAAAAGTGGCGGTAAACTACTTAGAAATCGTATGGAGCACGCGCAAATTGTTGAGCCAAATGACATTAAACGCTTTAAACAACTCGCTATTATTCCTTCAATGCAACCAGTGCATGCCACATCTGATATGCATATGGCGGAAGATCGCCTTGGTAAAACGCGCTTAGCGGGCGCTTATGCATGGCAAACATTTTTAAAGCAGGGTTCTCGCGTAGCGGCGGGTTCAGATTTTCCAGTTGAGTTAGCAAACGCGTTTCATGGTTTATACGCCGCAGTTTCACGCCAAGATAAGGATGGTGCACCAAAAGGTGGCTGGCTTGCCGAGGAGAAGTTAACTCGCGAACAAGCACTACGAGCATTTACTTTAGATGCAGCCTATGCGGCTCACCAAGAATTTAAAATTGGTAGTTTAGAAAAAGGTAAGTGGGCAGACTTTATAATTGTGGATACTAATTATTTTAAAGCGCCACTGAGCGATATTTACCACACTCAAGTTGAACAAACCTGGCTGGCGGGTAAATTAAAATACCAACAAAAGTAA